One genomic window of Denticeps clupeoides chromosome 14, fDenClu1.1, whole genome shotgun sequence includes the following:
- the bcl11bb gene encoding B-cell lymphoma/leukemia 11A, with product MSRRKQGNPQHLSLSQRESARLETNHEAGVGRRSPTVSAPSSAAGAAEHDLLTCGQCQTNFPLGDILVFIEHKRRLCRGPGAAPDCYDKPGEAGSPSALRATPEFGRRPVEIGIQVTPGEEEEERRLTPAKGICPKQESIPTGKDEPSSYICTTCKQTFTSAWFLLQHAQNTHGIRIYLDSHLPGGSLTPRMALPPPLGPEALPRSPLASFLGDSSNPFHLLRMAAPLLREPPPGYMETRLPSTPPFVSPPPPPRHPLERLGPEEMGLLSQHPSAFERVMRLNPMAMEPPTMDFSRRLRELAGNNNVGSGANNGGPTPPLSPNRVPPMHRLLSPTLFQPGTKPPPFLNTPPQPPIAPPPRCNTSPLLGQVVKSKSCEFCGKTFKFQSNLIVHRRSHTGERPYKCHLCDHACSQASKLKRHMKTHMHKSSSPDLGGRDNNGEEHKNQGNPMGEGMGLENEDEDEEEEEEEEEEEEEEEHQNGSRPESNLSMDLEFSRTRENGPRPSSVDKTMVAAQGQYNNLDNHLRLPLSGRHRDSPEERSAAREMIQVDRPSVNGRNCSSEDSVGGLFDRKPTPISSPSLSGSSAKRIKVEKDLELPPVPLITSENVYSHLLAGYAASRHFIREPFLGFTDSRQSPFATSSEHSSSETGSLSFSTPPCELVDVGAMSGRSGSSTPHLHMRGPGPGRPPSSKESRRSDTCEFCGKVFKNCSNLTVHRRSHTGERPYKCDLCSYACAQSSKLTRHMKTHGQFGKEVYRCDICHMPFSVYSTLEKHMKKWHGEHLMASEVKLEQADRA from the exons TAGAGACCAACCATGAGGCGGGCGTCGGCCGCCGCTCGCCCACCGTCTCGGCGCCGAGCTCGGCGGCCGGCGCGGCCGAGCACGACCTCCTGACCTGCGGCCAGTGCCAGACCAACTTCCCCCTGGGCGACATCCTGGTCTTCATCGAGCACAAGAGGCGGCTCTGCCGGGGCCCGGGCGCCGCGCCCGACTGCTACGACAAGCCGGGCGAGGCCGGGAGCCCGTCCGCCCTGCGCGCCACGCCCGAGTTCGGCAGGCGGCCGGTGGAGATTGGCATCCAGGTCACTCcgggcgaggaggaggaggagaggcggcTGACCCCCGCCAAAGGCATCTGTCCCAAGCAAGAGAGCATCCCGACAG GCAAAGATGAGCCCTCCAGTTATATATGCACCACGTGCAAGCAGACGTTCACCAGCGCCTGGTTCCTGCTCCAGCACGCCCAAAACACGCACGGTATCCGCATCTACCTGGACAGCCATCTCCCAGGTGGCTCCCTCACACCGCGCATGGCCCTCCCTCCGCCCCTGGGGCCCGAGGCCTTGCCCCGTTCGCCGCTGGCCAGCTTCCTCGGCGACAGCAGCAACCCGTTCCACCTGCTGCGCATGGCCGCCCCTCTCCTGCGCGAGCCGCCGCCAGGTTACATGGAGACCAGGCTGCCGTCGACCCCGCCCTTTGTTAGCCCGCCCCCTCCGCCTCGCCACCCGCTGGAGCGATTGGGCCCGGAGGAGATGGGCCTGCTGTCACAGCATCCCAGTGCTTTTGAGCGGGTGATGAGGCTCAACCCCATGGCAATGGAGCCACCAACCATGGACTTCTCCCGACGCCTTCGTGAGCTAGCAGGCAACAACAATGTTGGCAGCGGTGCTAATAACGGCGGCCCCACTCCTCCATTGTCACCCAACCGTGTCCCGCCCATGCACCGGCTGCTCAGCCCCACCCTCTTTCAGCCAGGGACCAAACCTCCGCCATTTCTCAACACTCCACCTCAGCCTCCCATTGCACCACCACCAAGGTGTAACACCTCACCCTTGCTGGGCCAGGTCGTCAAGTCCAAGTCCTGCGAGTTCTGTGGAAAGACTTTCAAGTTCCAGAGCAACCTGATTGTCCACCGGCGAAGCCACACTGGTGAGAGGCCTTACAAGTGCCACCTGTGCGACCACGCCTGCTCTCAGGCCAGCAAGCTCAAGCGCCATATGAAGACCCACATGCACAAGAGCAGCTCCCCTGACCTTGGTGGCAGAGACAACAATGGCGAGGAGCACAAGAACCAGGGAAATCCCATGGGAGAGGGCATGGGTCTTGAGAATGAGGACgaagacgaggaagaggaggaagaggaggaggaagaagaagaggaggaggagcatcAGAATGGGAGCAGACCAGAGTCCAACCTCAGCATGGACTTGGAGTTCAGCCGCACCAGAGAGAACGGACCCAGGCCCTCCTCAGTTGACAAGACCATGGTTGCCGCCCAAGGTCAATACAATAACCTTGACAATCACCTGAGACTTCCGCTTTCCGGCCGGCACCGCGACAGTCCTGAAGAGAGGTCAGCAGCTAGGGAGATGATCCAAGTGGACCGGCCGTCAGTCAATGGCAGGAACTGTAGCTCGGAGGACTCTGTGGGAGGACTTTTCGACCGGAAGCCCACCCCGATCTCCAGCCCCAGCCTGTCGGGCTCGTCCGCTAAGAGGATCAAGGTGGAGAAGGACCTCGAGCTTCCGCCGGTGCCGCTCATCACCTCCGAGAACGTGTACTCCCATCTGCTGGCCGGCTACGCCGCGTCCCGGCACTTCATCCGCGAGCCGTTCCTGGGCTTCACCGACTCCCGGCAGTCGCCGTTCGCCACCTCGTCCGAGCACTCCTCCTCGGAGACGGGCAGCCTGAGCTTCTCCACCCCGCCCTGCGAGCTGGTGGACGTGGGCGCCATGTCGGGCcgcagcggcagcagcaccCCCCACCTCCACATGAGGGGCCCCGGGCCCGGGCGGCCGCCCAGCTCCAAGGAGAGCCGCCGCAGCGACACGTGCGAGTTCTGCGGCAAGGTGTTCAAGAACTGCAGCAACCTGACGGTGCACCGGCGCAGCCACACGGGGGAGCGGCCGTACAAGTGCGACCTGTGCAGCTACGCCTGCGCCCAGAGCAGCAAACTCACGCGCCACATGAAGACCCACGGCCAGTTCGGCAAGGAGGTGTACCGCTGCGACATCTGCCACATGCCCTTCAGCGTCTACAGCACGCTGGAGAAGCACATGAAGAAGTGGCACGGGGAACACTTGATGGCCAGCGAGGTGAAACTGGAGCAGGCGGACCGGGCGTAG